From a region of the Balaenoptera musculus isolate JJ_BM4_2016_0621 chromosome 15, mBalMus1.pri.v3, whole genome shotgun sequence genome:
- the LAMA5 gene encoding laminin subunit alpha-5 isoform X2 has product MAKPGARPRGSRGPAPLLLAGLALLGAVRARAAAGGSFSLHPPYFNLAEGARIAASATCGEEAPARSAPRPTEDLYCKLVGGAGGDPNQTIQGQYCDICTAANSNRAHPVSNAIDGTERWWQSPPLSRGLEYNEVNVTLDLGQVFHVAYVLIKFANSPRPDLWVLERSTDFGHTYQPWQYFASSKRDCLERFGPRTLERISGDDDVMCSTEYSRIVPLENGEIVVSLVNGRPGAMNFSYSPLLRDFTKATNIRLRFLRTNTLLGHLMGKALRDPTVTRRYYYSIKDISIGGRCVCHGHADVCDAKDPTDPFRLQCACQHNTCGNSCDRCCPGFNQQPWKPATTDSANECQSCNCHGHAHDCYYDPEVDRSNASQNQDRVYRGGGVCIDCQHHTTGINCEQCLPGFYRSPDHPLDSPHACRRCDCESDFTDGTCEDLTGRCYCRPNFTGARCDACAEGFSGFPRCHPVPSFSHNDTGEQVLPAGQIVNCDCSAAGTQGNACRKDPRVGRCVCKPSFQGTHCELCAPGFYGPGCQPCQCSSPGVVDGNCDRDSGQCTCRTGFEGAACDRCAPGYFHFPLCQLCGCSPTGTLPEGCDDAGRCPCRPEFDGPHCDRCRPGHHSYPECRACACDPRGALDQLCGAGGVCRCHPSYAGATCQECSPGFHGFPDCAPCHCSPEGSLHTACDPHSGQCSCRPRVTGLRCDMCAPGAYNFPYCDAGSCHPAGLAPADHDLPEAHIPCRCRAHVEGPSCDRCKPGFWGLSPSNPEGCTRCSCDPRGTVGGAAECQPGNGQCFCKPHVCGHTCAACKDGFFGLDQADYFGCRGCRCDVGGALGQGCEPRTGACLCRPSTQGPTCSKPAQDHYLPDLHQLRLELEEAATPEGHAVRFGFNPLEFESFSWRGYAQMAPIQPRIVARLSVASPDLFRLVFRYVNRGPASVSGRVSVRDQGKFATCANCTEQSQPVAFPPSTEPAFVTVPQRGFGEPFVLNPGAWALLVEAEGVLLDYVALLPSAYYEAALLQLRVTEPCTFRPDAQRSGDHCLLYTHLPLDGFPSAAGPEALCRHGNSLPRPCPTEQLSPAHPLLVACQGADVDVQLQVAVTQPGPYALVVEYANEDARQEVDVAVHTPRRAPQQGALTLHPCSYSTLCRGTALDAQHHLMVFHLDTEASVRLTAEQARFFLHSVTLVPAETFSSEFVEPRVRCISSHGAFSPSSAACLPSRFPKPPQPVVLRDCQVLPLPPGLPLTRSRELTPDAPPPGPQPRPPTAVDPDVEPTLLRHPQGTVVFTTHVPALGRYAFLLHGYQPAHPAFAVEILINGGRVWQGHANASFCPHAYGCRALVVCEGRAVLDVTDSELAVTVRVPEGRWLWLEYVLVVPEDAYSPSYFQEEPLDKSYDFISQCATHGYHVSPSSSSSFCRNAAASLSLFYNNGAQPCSCHEVGAAGPTCEPFGGQCPCRAHVIGRDCSRCATGYWGFPSCRPCDCSGRLCDELTGQCICPPRTVPPDCIVCQPQTFGCHPLVGCEECNCSGPGVQELMDPTCDVDSGQCRCRPNVAGRRCDTCAPGFHGFPSCRPCDCHKAGSAPGTCNPLTGQCSCKENVQGPRCDQCRLGTFSLDAANPKGCTRCFCFGATDRCRSSAYARREFVDMEGWTLLSGDRQVVPHERQVEATLLRADLRRVPEAFPDLYWQAPPSYLGDRVSSYGGTLHYELHSETQRGDVFIPTESRPDVVLQGNQMSITFLEPVYPAPGHVHRGELQLVEGNFRHVETHSAVSREELMMVLAGLEQLHIRALFSQTSSAVSLRRVALEVAGEVGGGPPASNVELCMCPANYRGDSCQECAPGYYRDVKGLFLGRCLPCQCHGHSDRCLPGSGVCVGCQHNTEGDHCERCQAGFVRGGSEDPAAPCISCPCPLAVPSNNFATGCILRGGRTQCLCKPGYAGASCERCAPGFFGNPLVLGSSCQPCDCSGNGDPNMLFSDCDPLTGACRGCLRHTTGPRCESCAPGFYGNALLPGNCTRCDCSLCGTEACDPHSGHCLCKAGVTGQRCDRCQEGHFGFEGCGGCRPCACGPAAEGSECHPQSGQCHCRPGTGGPQCRECAPGHWGLPEQGCRRCQCQGGHCDVHTGHCTCPPGLGGERCDTCSHQHQVPMPGGPGGHGVHCEVCDHCVVLLLDDLERAGALLPAIREQLRGINASSVVWARLHRLNASIADLQSQLRKPPGPRHETAQQLEALERQTSSLGQDVRQLDGQATGARAQAGQLLGSTETTLGRAQTLLAAVRAVERALSELESQTDRLSPANASALSGELLRRTLAEVERLLWEMRARDLGVPRAAAEAELGEAQRLLARVQEQLTRRWERNQALVARTRDQLAQHEAGLMDLREALNRAVGTTREAEELNSRNQERLEEALQRKQELLRDNATLGATLQAARDTLVRLSELLRSMDQAKEEYERLAASLDGARTPLLEKMRAFSPASSRVDLVEAAEAHAWQLDQLALNLSSIIRGVNQDRFIQRAVEAANAYSSILQAVRAAEGAAGQAQQQASRTWAVVVQRGLAPRARELLADSSALEEAVLGEQRRLGLAWATLQGTGTQLRDARARKEQLAARVREVQAMLAMDTDETSKKIARAKAVVTEAQDTAARVHSRLQDMQKNVERWQGQYKGLQSQDLDRVVLDAGRSVSTLEKTLPQLLAKLSLLQNRGTHNASLALSASIGRVRELIAQARGAANKVKVPMKFNGSSGVQLRTPRDLASLVSYTALKFYLQSPEPAPGQVAGDQFVLYMGSRQATGDYMGVALRGQKVHWVYRLGEAGPTALSIDEDIGEQFAAVSIDRTLQFGHMSVTVENQMVQETKGDTEAPGAEGLLSVQPDDFVFYVGGYPGNFTPPEPLRFPGYRGCIELDTLNEEVVSLYNFEKTFQLDTAVDKPCARSKSTGDPWLTDGSYLDGSGFARISVESQLSNTKRFDQELRLVSYSGIIFFMRHQDQFLCLAVREGSLVFLYDFGAGLKEADPLQRPPPLTTTSKAIQVFLLGGSRKRVLVRVERTTVFSVEQGHALELAGAYYLGGVPAPQLPPSLRRLFPSGGSVRGCIKGIKALGKYVDLKRLNTTGISSGCTADLLVGRAMTFHGHGYLRLALPSNAVPVTGNVHSGFGFRSSQDSALLFHRESPIGPCEVSLQQGHVTLRLARTEVKTRRGFADGAPHYVTFYSNATGVWLYVDDQLQEMKSHLEPWSQLQREGSSQLFLGGLPKSDALRNFSGCISNVFVLRHLGPQRVLDLQQNLEGINVSSGCVPAPHTQAPEQSPRGLRATVSRKASRRSRQPAQDASCSPASPLRAIRDAYQFGGPLSSYLEFAHIPPPTSDWSQLSMLIRPHAPRGLLLLAAPLTASSPSLALFLSHGRFVAQTEGPGPQLRVQSRQRSRTGRWHTVSVRWEKTRIQLVTDGVWAQSQEGPGQRHQGEEGPRPHTLFVGGLPAGGHSPQLPVTLRFSGCVKRLRLDGQLLGAPHPGGGATPCFSDPLEKGLFFAGSGGAITLDTLGATLPDLGLELEVRPQTATGLVFHLGRGLAPPYLQLRVLGRQVLLRADDGSGEFSTLVTLPEALCDGRWHRLAVTKGGNRLQLEVDLQSNHTLGPAPAASADAPVPLYLGGLPDPWTRPPAYRGCMRNLVVNQALVSWPRTAGVQGAVGAGGCPAT; this is encoded by the exons CCTGCAACTGCCACGGCCACGCCCACGACTGCTACTACGACCCCGAGGTGGACCGGAGCAACGCCAGCCAGAACCAGGACCGCGTCTACCGGGGCGGGGGCGTGTGCATCGATTGCCAG CATCACACCACCGGCATCAACTGCGAGCAGTGCCTGCCCGGCTTCTACCGCTCCCCAGACCACCCGCTCGACTCACCCCACGCCTGCCGCC GCTGTGACTGCGAGTCGGACTTCACGGACGGGACGTGCGAGGACCTGACGGGCCGCTGCTACTGCCGGCCGAACTTCACAGGGGCGCGATGCGATGCGTGTGCCGAAGGCTTCAGCGGCTTCCCGCGTTGCCACC CGGTGCCCTCCTTCTCTCACAATGACACGGGGGAGCAGGTGCTACCGGCCGGACAGATTGTGA acTGTGACTGCAGCGCCGCCGGGACCCAGGGCAACGCCTGCCGGAAGGACCCACGGGTGGGGCGCTGCGTGTGCAAACCCAGCTTCCAGGGCACGCACTGTGAGCTCTGCGCGCCGGGCTTCTACGGCCCGGGCTGCCAGC CCTGTCAGTGCTCCAGCCCCGGCGTAGTGGACGGAAACTGTGACCGCGACTCGGGCCAGTGCACGTGCCGGACGGGATTCGAGGGGGCGGCGTGCGACCGCTGTGCCCCTGGCTACTTCCACTTCCCCCTCTGCCAGC TGTGCGGCTGCAGCCCCACGGGGACCCTGCCCGAGGGCTGCGATGACGCTGGCCGCTGCCCGTGCCGACCCGAGTTTGACGGCCCCCACTGTGACCGCTGCCGCCCGGGCCACCACAGCTACCCCGAGTGCCGCG CCTGCGCCTGCGACCCCCGGGGTGCCCTGGACCAGCTGTGTGGGGCGGGCGGGGTGTGCCGCTGCCACCCCAGCTACGCGGGTGCCACCTGCCAGGAGTGCAGCCCAGGCTTCCACGGCTTCCCCGACTGTGCCC CCTGCCACTGCTCCCCCGAAGGCTCCCTGCACACAGCCTGCGACCCCCACAGCGGGCAGTGCAGCTGCCGACCCCGAGTGACGGGGCTGCGCTGTGACATGTGTGCGCCCGGTGCCTACAACTTCCCCTATTGCGACG CTGGCTCCTGCCACCCTGCTGGCCTGGCCCCAGCCGATCATGATCTTCCTGAG GCACACATCCCCTGTAGGTGCCGGGCTCACGTGGAGGGGCCGAGCTGCGATCGCTGTAAACCTGGGTTCTGGGGGCTGAGTCCTAGCAACCCTGAGGGCTGCACCC gctgcagCTGTGACCCCAGGGGCACAGTGGGTGGAGCTGCTGAGTGCCAGCCG GGCAACGGCCAGTGCTTCTGCAAGCCCCACGTGTGCGGCCACACCTGCGCGGCCTGCAAGGACGGCTTCTTCGGGCTGGACCAGGCCGACTACTTCGGCTGCCGTG GCTGCCGGTGCGACGTTGGCGGAGCTCTGGGACAGGGCTGTGAGCCGAGGACAGGCGCCTGCCTGTGCCGCCCCagcacccagggccccacctgcAGCAA GCCGGCGCAGGACCACTACCTTCCCGACCTGCACCAGCTGCgcctggagctggaggaggcGGCCACGCCCGAGGGCCATGCCGTGCGCTTCGGCTTCAACCCTCTCGAGTTCGAGAGCTTCAGCTGGAGGGGCTACGCGCAGATGGCACCCATCCAG CCCAGGATCGTGGCAAGGCTGAGCGTGGCCTCCCCTGACCTCTTCCGACTGGTCTTCCGATACGTCAACCGCGGGCCCGCGAGCGTGAGTGGGCGGGTCTCCGTGCGCGACCAGGGCAAGTTTGCCACCTGCGCCAACT gcacagagcagagccAGCCCGTGGCCTTCCCGCCCAGCACGGAGCCTGCCTTCGTCACCGTGCCCCAGAGGGGCTTCGGGGAGCCCTTCGTGCTGAACCCCGGCGCCTGGGCCCTGCTCGTGGAGGCCGAGGGTGTGCTCCTG gactACGTGGCTCTCCTGCCCAGCGCCTACTACGAGGCGGCCCTCCTGCAGCTGCGGGTGACCGAACCCTGCACGTTCCGGCCTGACGCGCAGCGCTCCGGGGACCA CTGCCTCCTCTACACCCACCTGCCCCTGGACGGCTTCCCCTCCGCCGCTGGGCCTGAGGCCCTGTGTCGCCATGGCAACAGCTTACCCCGGCCCTGCCCCACGGAACAGCTCAGCCCCGCTCACCCGCTGCTGGTCGCCTGCCAGGGCGCAGAT GTGGACGTCCAGCTTCAGGTGGCGGTGACGCAGCCAGGCCCCTATGCCCTGGTGGTGGAGTACGCTAATGAGGACGCCCGCCAGGAGGTGGACGTGGCCGTGCACACCCCCCGGCGGGCCCCCCAGCAGGGGGCGCTCACCCTCCACCCCTGCTCATACAG CACCCTGTGCCGGGGCACCGCCCTGGATGCCCAGCACCATCTGATGGTCTTCCACCTGGACACGGAGGCCAGCGTCCGGCTCACGGCCGAGCAGGCACGATTCTTCCTG CACAGTGTCACCCTGGTGCCCGCGGAGACCTTCAGCTCAGAGTTCGTGGAGCCCCGCGTCCGCTGCATCAGCAGTCACGGCGCCTTCAGCCCCAGCAG tgcCGCCTGCCTGCCCTCCCGCTTCCCGAAGCCGCCGCAGCCTGTGGTGCTCAGGGACTGCCAGGTGCTGCCGCTGCCGCCCGGCCTCCCGCTGACCCGCTCTCGGGAGCTCACGCCGGACGCGCCCCCGCCCgggccccagccccggccccccaCCGCTGTGGACCCCGACGTGGAGCCTACCCTGCTGCGCCACCCCCAG GGCACTGTGGTCTTCACCACCCACGTGCCCGCCCTGGGCCGCTACGCCTTCCTGCTGCACGGCTACCAGCCGGCCCACCCCGCCTTCGCTGTGGAGATCCTCATCAACGGGGGTCGTGTCTGGCAGG GCCACGCCAACGCCAGCTTCTGCCCGCACGCCTACGGCTGCCGTGCCCTGGTGGTGTGTGAGGGCCGGGCCGTCCTGGACGTGACCGACAGTGAGCTCGCTGTGACCGTGCGTGTGCCCGAGGGCCGCTGGCTCTGGCTG GAGTACGTGCTGGTGGTCCCCGAAGACGCCTACAGTCCCAGCTACTTCCAGGAGGAGCCCCTGGACAAATCCTACGACTTTATCAGCCAGTGTGCCACCCACGGTTACCACGTCAG cccctccagctcGTCGTCCTTCTGCCGCAACGCCGccgcctccctctccctcttctatAACAACGGGGCTCAGCCGTGCAGCTGCCACGAGGTGGGCGCTGCGGGCCCCACATGTGAGCCCTTTGGGGGCCAGTGTCCCTGCCGCGCCCACGTCATAGGCCGTGACTGCTCCCGCTGTGCCACTGGCTACTGGGGCTTCCCCAGCTGCAGGC CCTGTGACTGCAGCGGCCGCCTCTGTGACGAGCTCACGGGCCAGTGCATCTGCCCGCCGCGCACCGTCCCGCCCGACTGCATCGTCTGCCAGCCCCAGACCTTTGGCTGCCACCCGCTGGTCGGCTGTGAGGAGTGTAACTGCTCGGGGCCTGGCGTCCAGGAGCTCATGGACCCCACCTGCGATGTGGACAGCGGCCAGTGCAG GTGCAGACCCAACGTGGCCGGACGCCGCTGTGACACGTGTGCTCCCGGGTTCCACGGCTTCCCCAGCTGCCGCCCCTGCGACTGCCACAAAGCAGGCTCTGCACCTGGAACATGCAACCCCCTCACAGGCCAGTGCTCTTGCAAG gagaACGTGCAGGGCCCACGGTGTGACCAGTGCCGCCTCGGGACGTTCTCCCTGGACGCCGCCAACCCCAAAGGCTGCACCCGCTGCTTCTGCTTCGGGGCCACGGATCGCTGCCGGAGCTCGGCCTACGCCCGCCGGGAG TTCGTGGACATGGAGGGCTGGACGCTGCTGAGTGGTGACCGGCAGGTGGTGCCCCACGAGCGGCAGGTGGAGGCAACACTGCTTCGCGCGGACCTGCGGCGCGTGCCTGAGGCCTTCCCCGATCTGTACTGGCAGGCCCCGCCCTCCTACCTGGGGGACCGG GTGTCGTCCTACGGCGGGACCCTCCACTACGAACTGCACTCAGAGACCCAGCGGGGAGACGTGTTCATCCCCACGGAGAGCAGGCCAGACGTGGTGCTGCAG GGCAACCAGATGAGCATCACGTTCCTGGAGCCAGTGTACCCGGCACCCGGCCACGTTCACCGCGGGGAGCTGCAGCTGGTGGAG GGCAATTTCCGGCACGTGGAGACCCACAGCGCCGTGTCCCGCGAGGAGCTCATGATGGTGCTGGCCGGCCTGGAGCAGCTGCACATCCGCGCCCTCTTCTCACAGACCTCCTCGGCCGTCTCCCTGCGCAGGGTGGCGCTGGAGGTGGCCGGCGAGGTGGGCGGGGGGCCTCCGGCCAGCAACGTGGAGCTGTGCATGTGCCCTGCCAACTACCGCGGGGACTCGTGCCAG GAATGTGCCCCTGGCTACTACCGGGACGTCAAAGGTCTCTTTTTGGGTCGCTGCCTCCCCTGTCAGTGCCACGGCCACTCAGACCGCTGCCTCCCTGGCTCGGGTGTCTGCGTG GGCTGCCAGCACAACACCGAGGGTGACCACTGCGAGCGCTGCCAGGCCGGCTTCGTGCGCGGTGGATCTGAGGACCCTGCGGCCCCCTGCATCAGCTGCCCTTGCCCCCTGGCTGTGCCTTCGAACAA CTTCGCCACGGGCTGCATCCTGCGAGGTGGCCGCACCCAGTGTCTCTGCAAACCCGGCTACGCTGGGGCCTCCTGCGAGCG GTGCGCACCCGGCTTCTTTGGGAACCCCCTGGTGCTGGGCAGCTCGTGCCAGCCCTGCGACTGCAGCGGCAACGGCGACCCCAACATGCTCTTCAGCGACTGCGACCCCCTGACGGGCGCCTGCCGCGGCTGCCTGCGCCACACCACCGGGCCCCGCTGCGAGAGCTGCGCCCCCGGCTTCTATGGCAACGCCCTGCTGCCCGGCAACTGCACCC GGTGTGACTGCTCCCTGTGTGGGACGGAGGCCTGTGACCCCCACAGTGGGCATTGCCTGTGCAAAGCGGGTGTGACCGGTCAGCGCTGTGACCGCTGTCAG GAAGGACACTTCGGCTTTGAGGGCTGCGGGGGCTGCCGCCCATGCGCCTGTGGACCAGCTGCCGAGGGCTCCGAGTGCCACCCCCAGAGTGGGCAGTGCCACTGCCGGCCAGGGACTGGGGGTCCCCAGTGCCGCGAGTGTGCCCCCGGCCACTGGGGGCTCCCTGAGCAGGGCTGCAGGC gctgcCAGTGCCAGGGCGGCCACTGTGACGTGCACACGGGCCACTGCACGTGCCCCCCGGGGCTCGGTGGGGAGCGCTGTGACACCTGCAGCCACCAGCACCAGGTGCCCATGCCAGGAGGGCCTGGGGGCCACGGCGTGCACTGCGAAG TGTGTGACCACTGTGTGGTCCTGCTCCTGGACGACCTGGAGCGGGCTGGCGCTCTCCTCCCTGCCATCCGGGAGCAGCTGCGTGGCATCAATGCCAGCTCCGTGGTCTGGGCCCGGCTGCACAGGCTGAACGCCTCCATCGCCGACCTGCAG AGCCAGCTCCGGAAACCCCCTGGCCCCCGTCATGAGACTGCACAGCAGCTGGAGGCGCTGGAACGACAGACCTCAAGCCTCGGGCAGGACGTGCGGCAGCTGGATGGCCAG GCCACAGGGGCCCGAGCCCAGGCCGGCCAGCTTCTGGGCAGCACTGAGACCACACTGGGCCGGGCACAGACGCTGCTGGCAGCCGTCCGGGCTGTGGAGCGCGCCCTGAGCG AGCTCGAGTCCCAGACGGACCGCCTGTCGCCAGCCAACGCCTCAGCCCTATCGGGTGAGCTGCTGCGCCGGACACTGGCCGAGGTGGAACGGCTGCTCTGGGAGATGCGGGCCCGTGACCTGGGCGTTCCGCGGGCAGCCGCCGAGGCCGAGCTGGGGGAGGCCCAGAGAC TGCTGGCCCGTGTGCAGGAGCAGCTGACCAGGCGCTGGGAGAGGAACCAGGCGCTGGTAGCACGCACCCGAGACCAGCTGGCCCAGCACGAGGCCGGACTCATGGACCTGCGGGAAGCCCTGAACAGGGCGGTGGGCACTACGCGGGAGGCGGAGGAGCTCAACAGCCGCAACCAGGAGCGGCTGGAGGAAGCCCTA CAACGGAAACAGGAGCTGTTGCGGGACAACGCCACTCTGGGGGCCACTCTACAGGCCGCCAGAGACACCCTGGTCCGGCTCTCTGAGCTTCTGCGCAGCATGGACCAGGCCAAGGAG GAGTACGAGCGCCTTGCTGCCAGCCTGGACGGGGCCCGGACGCCACTGCTCGAGAAGATGCGGGCCTTCTCCCCCGCGAGCAGCAGGGTGGACCTGGTGGAGGCCGCCGAGGCCCACGCGTGGCAGCTGGACCAGCTGGCGCTCAACCTTTCCAG CATCATCCGGGGAGTCAACCAGGACCGCTTCATCCAGCGGGCCGTCGAGGCCGCCAACGCCTACAGCAGCATTCTGCAAGCCGTGCGAGCCGCCGAGGGTGCCGCCGGCCAGGCGCAGCAGCAGGCGAGCCGTACATGGGCG GTGGTCGTGCAGCGGGGCCTGGCGCCCCGAGCCCGGGAGCTGCTGGCGGACAGCAGTGCCCTGGAGGAGGCCGTCCTTGGGGAGCAGCGGAGGCTGGGCCTCG CGTGGGCCACCCTCCAGGGCACCGGGACCCAGCTCCGCGATGCCCGGGCCAGGAAGGAACAGCTGGCGGCCCGAGTCCGGGAGGTGCAGGCCATGCTGGCTATGGACACAG ACGAGACAAGCAAGAAGATTGCCCGCGCCAAGGCTGTGGTCACCGAAGCCCAGGACACGGCCGCCCGCGTGCACTCCCGGCTTCAAGACATGCAGAAAAACGTGGAGCGGTGGCAGGGCCAGTACAAGGGGCTGCAGAGCCAGGACCTGGACCGGGTGGTGCTCGACGCAGGCCGCTCAG TGTCCACCCTGGAGAAGACGCTGCCGCAGCTGCTGGCCAAGCTGAGCCTCCTGCAGAACCGTGGGACGCACAACGCCAGCCTGGCCCTGTCGGCCAGCATCGGCCGCGTGCGGGAGCTCATTGCCCAGGCCCGGGGTGCTGCCAATAAG GTCAAGGTGCCCATGAAGTTCAACGGGAGCTCAGGGGTGCAGCTGCGCACCCCTCGGGACCTCGCCAGCCTCGTCTCTTACACCGCCCTCAAGTTCTACCTGCAGAGCCCGGAGCCGGCACCCGGCCAGGTCGCCGGGGACCAGTTCGTGCTGTACATGGGCAGCCGGCAG GCCACCGGCGACTACATGGGTGTGGCTCTGCGTGGCCAGAAGGTGCACTGGGTGTACCGCCTCGGGGAGGCGGGCCCCACGGCCCTCAGCATCGACGAGGACATCGGTGAACAGTTCGCAGCCGTCAGCATTGACAG GACCCTCCAGTTTGGCCATATGTCTGTCACAGTGGAGAATCAGATGGTCCAAGAGACCAAGGGTGATACGGAGGCCCCTGGGGCCGAAGGGCTGCTCAGTGTGCAGCCTGATGACTTTGTCTTCTACGTGGGAGGCTACCCTGGCAACTTCACG CCCCCCGAACCCCTGCGCTTTCCCGGCTACCGGGGCTGCATCGAGCTGGACACGCTGAACGAGGAGGTGGTCAGTCTCTACAACTTCGAGAAGACCTTCCAGCTGGACACAGCCGTGGATAAGCCTTGTGCCCG CTCCAAGTCGACCGGGGACCCCTGGCTCACGGACGGCTCCTACCTGGACGGCTCCGGCTTCGCCCGCATCAGCGTGGAGAGCCAGCTCAGCAACACCAAGCGCTTCGACCAGGAGCTGCGGCTTGTGTCCTACAGCGGCATCATCTTCTTCATGCGGCACCAG gacCAGTTCCTGTGCCTGGCCGTGCGGGAGGGCAGCCTCGTGTTCCTCTACGACTTCGGCGCGGGCCTGAAGGAGGCCGACCCGCTGCAGCGCCCGCCGCCTCTGACCACGACCAGCAAGGCG ATCCAGGTGTTCCTGCTGGGGGGCAGCCGGAAGCGCGTGCTGGTGCGCGTGGAGAGGACCACGGTGTTCAGTGTGGAGCAGGGCCACGCGCTGGAGCTGGCCGGTGCCTACTATCTGGGGGGCGTGCCAGCCCCCCAGCTGCCCCCGAG CCTGCGGCGGCTCTTCCCCTCCGGAGGCTCGGTGCGCGGCTGCATCAAGGGCATCAAAGCTCTGGGCAAGTACGTGGATCTCAAGAGGCTGAACACGACGGGTATCAGCTCCGGCTGCACCGCCGACCTGCTG GTGGGACGGGCCATGACTTTCCATGGCCACGGCTATCTGCGCCTGGCGCTCCCCAGCAACGCCGTGCCCGTCACGGGCAACGTCCACTCCGGCTTCGGCTTCCGCAGCAGCCAGGACAGCGCTCTGCTCTTCCACCGAGAGTCCCCA ATCGGGCCATGCGAGGTGTCCCTGCAGCAGGGCCACGTGACCCTCCGGCTTGCAAGGACTGAGGTGAAAACGCGACGGGGCTTTGCCGATGGGGCCCCCCATTATGTCACTTTCTACAGCAACGCCACAGG GGTCTGGCTCTATGTGGACGACCAGCTTCAGGAGATGAAGTCCCACCTGGAGCCGTGGTCCCAGCTCCAGCGTGAGGGGTCGAGTCAGCTCTTCCTGGGGGGCTTGCCCAAGTCCGACGCCCTCCGTAACTTCAGTGGCTGCATCAGCAACGTATTCGTGCTGCG GCACCTGGGGCCGCAGCGCGTGCTTGACCTGCAGCAGAACCTGGAGGGCATCAACGTGAGCTCAGGCTGCGTCCCGGCCCCTCACACCCAGGCCCCAGAGCAGAGCCCGCGAGGACTGCGGGCCACGGTGTCTCGGAAG GCCTCCCGCCGCAGCCGGCAGCCCGCCCAGGACGCTTCCTGCTCACCAGCCTCGCCCCTCAGGGCCATACGAGACGCCTACCAGTTTGGGGGTCCCCTGTCCAGTTACCTGGAGTTTGCACACATCCCGCCCCCCACCAGTGACTG GTCGCAGCTTTCCATGCTCATCCGCCCGCATGCCCCCCGAGGGCTCCTGCTCCTCGCTGCCCCTCTGACGGCCAGCAGCCCTTCCCTAGCCCTCTTCCTGAGCCACGGACGCTTTGTCGCTCAGACCGAAGGCCCTGGGCCCCAGCTCCGAGTCCAGAGCCGCCAGCGTTCACGGACTGGCCGGTGGCATACa GTGTCTGTGCGTTGGGAGAAGACTCGGATCCAGCTGGTGACGGACGGGGTCTGGGCCCAGAGCCAGGAGGGGCCGGGCCAGCGGCACCAGGGGGAGGAGGGCCCCCGGCCACACACTCTCTTTGTGGGGGGCCTCCCTGCTGGTGGCCACAGCCCGCAGCTCCCGGTGA CGCTCCGGTTCAGTGGTTGTGTGAAGAGACTGAGGTTGGACGGGCAGCTCCTGGGGGCTCCCCACCCGGGTGGTGGGGCCACACCCTGCTTCTCAGATCCCCTGGAGAAGGGCCTGTTCTTTGCAGGCAGCGGAGGAGCCATCACTCTAG ACACCCTGGGGGCCACACTGCCTGACCTGGGCCTGGAGCTGGAGGTGCGGCCCCAGACAGCCACCGGCCTTGTCTTCCACTTGGGTCGGGGCCTGGCGCCCCCCTACCTGCAGCTGCGGGTGCTGGGGAGGCAG GTCCTGCTGCGGGCAGACGATGGTTCAGGCGAGTTCTCCACACTGGTGACGCTCCCCGAGGCACTGTGTGATGGGCGGTGGCACCGCCTAGCAG TGACCAAAGGCGGGAACAGGCTGCAGCTGGAGGTGGACCTGCAGAGCAACCACACCCTGGGCCCCGCGCCGGCCGCCTCGGCTGACGCCCCGGTGCCGCTGTACCTCGGGGGCCTGCCTG atcccTGGACGCGGCCTCCTGCCTACCGCGGCTGCATGCGGAACCTGGTGGTGAACCAGGCCCTGGTCTCCTGGCCTCGCACTGCGGGCGTGCAGGGGGCAGTGGGGGCCGGCGGCTGCCCAGCCACGTAG